The Halogranum gelatinilyticum genome includes a window with the following:
- a CDS encoding glycosyltransferase family 2 protein, translating to MDPLVSVVIPTYGRPEFVVRAVESVAAQTYKRIELFVVDDHSPEAVAPALEQVDTSALVRTVCRRHEVNRGANAARNTGIRESRGDIVAFLDDDDRWEPTAVERYVETFRESPSDVGLVSVGVRIEDSSGAQIGLNLPRFSGDALDVLLGGSLVGSFSRFAVTREVVEAAGLPDEGLPSWQDWEWQFRLARHCRFASVPEPLVVRTEGDHEQITDDFEERRDVSYPRLLEAHREYVAAERGRRGERQFVALLTRTLGTSALHAGRYRDAVRYLFKSLRADPTQTRTYLFLAVALGGPLTNRYGRRVKRRFSGTF from the coding sequence ATGGATCCGCTCGTGAGTGTCGTCATCCCGACGTACGGTCGCCCGGAGTTCGTCGTCCGAGCGGTCGAGAGCGTCGCTGCCCAGACGTACAAGCGAATCGAACTCTTCGTCGTCGACGACCACTCGCCGGAAGCGGTCGCGCCGGCACTCGAACAGGTCGACACGAGCGCGCTCGTGCGGACGGTCTGTCGTCGCCACGAGGTAAATCGCGGGGCAAACGCCGCCCGCAACACGGGTATCCGCGAGAGCCGCGGCGACATCGTGGCCTTCCTCGACGACGACGACCGGTGGGAACCGACAGCCGTCGAACGGTACGTCGAGACGTTCCGCGAGTCGCCGTCCGACGTCGGTCTCGTCTCGGTCGGCGTCCGCATCGAGGACAGTTCGGGCGCGCAGATCGGTCTCAACCTCCCGCGGTTCAGCGGCGACGCACTCGACGTCCTCCTCGGTGGCTCGCTCGTCGGCTCGTTCTCGCGGTTCGCCGTCACGCGGGAGGTCGTCGAGGCGGCCGGGCTACCGGACGAGGGGCTGCCGTCGTGGCAGGACTGGGAGTGGCAGTTTAGACTCGCGCGCCACTGTCGGTTCGCCTCGGTTCCGGAGCCGCTCGTGGTCAGGACCGAGGGCGACCACGAGCAGATCACCGACGACTTCGAGGAGCGACGCGACGTCTCGTATCCGCGTCTCTTGGAGGCTCACCGTGAGTACGTCGCCGCCGAGCGGGGGCGACGGGGCGAGCGGCAGTTCGTGGCACTCCTCACCCGGACGCTCGGGACGTCGGCACTCCACGCCGGTCGCTACCGGGATGCCGTCCGGTATCTGTTCAAATCCCTCCGGGCGGACCCGACACAGACACGGACGTATCTCTTTCTCGCGGTCGCACTCGGCGGCCCGCTCACGAACCGCTACGGCCGACGGGTCAAACGGCGGTTCAGCGGCACCTTCTGA
- a CDS encoding glycosyltransferase family 2 protein has product MVELSVIIPTLKPPAEVESVAALEAGTYDDYEVLIQSEDSATKARNAGIRRAKADKLVFLDDDSHPVADYLERAAALLDEHPVVTGRIHHPRNDVIKRFTGHYDRGDVPKYVTRFWGCNVACRREVFDEVGLWDERISWGHEEKELAERILLKYPIYYDPELAITHSYADSVRDYWRKQYQLELQTPYLWDKAGLSTTRQWMNVVFPLLNPANYLGFSPEHALARGGGNVARFVGRTRGMLRKGTQEPPPPGPEESLSRHGRA; this is encoded by the coding sequence ATGGTCGAACTCAGCGTAATCATTCCAACACTCAAGCCCCCTGCCGAGGTCGAATCGGTCGCAGCCCTCGAAGCGGGGACGTACGACGACTACGAGGTCCTCATCCAGAGCGAGGACTCGGCGACGAAAGCCCGCAACGCGGGCATCAGGCGAGCGAAGGCGGACAAGCTCGTCTTCCTCGACGACGACTCCCATCCCGTCGCGGACTACCTCGAACGAGCCGCGGCACTCTTGGACGAGCATCCGGTCGTCACCGGCCGCATCCACCACCCTCGAAACGACGTCATCAAGCGGTTTACGGGCCACTACGACCGCGGCGACGTGCCGAAGTACGTGACGCGCTTCTGGGGCTGTAACGTCGCGTGTCGCCGCGAGGTATTCGACGAGGTCGGTCTCTGGGACGAGCGCATCTCCTGGGGACACGAGGAGAAAGAACTCGCCGAGCGGATACTGCTGAAGTATCCCATCTACTACGACCCGGAGCTGGCGATCACTCACTCCTACGCCGACTCGGTTCGGGACTACTGGCGGAAACAGTACCAACTGGAGCTACAGACGCCGTATCTCTGGGACAAGGCGGGGCTGTCGACGACGCGACAGTGGATGAACGTCGTCTTCCCCCTGCTCAATCCGGCGAACTATCTCGGCTTCTCGCCGGAGCACGCCCTCGCTCGCGGCGGCGGCAACGTCGCGCGGTTCGTCGGACGGACCCGCGGGATGCTTCGGAAGGGAACGCAGGAACCGCCGCCGCCCGGCCCGGAGGAGTCGCTCTCCAGGCACGGACGCGCGTAA
- a CDS encoding MSCRAMM family adhesin SdrC, translated as MGHVQSAAGRRRRRAGARRTDARTGGDERPRDQSRVRRGRHGPVQRERGVRRSQRVRGRHSQYRRGPDADANPDANPDADRDADADANPDRDANANADANADADANADADANANADANADANPDTDRDANPDADANADRDANANADRDADADADSNTNRDANSDTDRDADADANADGHSDSDANSDTDRDADADANADGHSDSDAHRNADGHPHADGNTDRDADGNTDRDTNRDAKRFGWRR; from the coding sequence ATGGGTCACGTTCAATCAGCTGCGGGTCGGCGGCGTCGACGGGCCGGTGCTCGCCGAACTGACGCTCGAACTGGTGGGGACGAGCGGCCAAGAGACCAGTCTCGCGTTCGTCGAGGGCGACACGGTCCTGTCCAGCGCGAGCGGGGAGTCCGTCGCTCCCAGCGCGTTCGAGGGCGTCACAGTCAGTATCGCCGCGGACCCGACGCCGACGCCAACCCCGACGCCAACCCCGACGCCGACCGTGACGCCGACGCCGACGCCAACCCCGACCGCGACGCCAACGCCAACGCCGACGCCAACGCCGACGCCGACGCCAACGCCGACGCCGACGCCAACGCCAACGCCGACGCCAACGCCGACGCCAACCCCGACACCGACCGTGACGCCAACCCCGACGCCGACGCCAACGCCGACCGTGACGCCAACGCCAACGCCGACCGCGACGCCGACGCCGACGCCGACAGCAACACCAACCGCGACGCCAACAGCGACACCGACCGTGACGCCGACGCCGACGCCAACGCCGACGGCCACTCCGACAGCGACGCCAACAGCGACACCGACCGTGACGCCGACGCCGACGCCAACGCCGACGGCCACTCCGACAGCGACGCCCACCGCAACGCCGACGGCCACCCCCACGCCGACGGCAACACCGACCGCGACGCCGACGGCAACACCGACCGCGACACCAACCGCGACGCCAAGCGGTTCGGGTGGCGGCGGTAG
- a CDS encoding PGF-CTERM sorting domain-containing protein, with protein sequence MTVTAAALEPGDTTTVLVVVANEGDAKGTYEETLSVGDELLETLTATVAAGKTAEFEVTYAAGTAGTYNLTLGETEVVGQLVVSEPPTPEPTPSPTSEATAVPMTEPTATQTTGTPVSSLEAVATTVDDDGPQAGGISGGSAPGFGVIAVIVALLLVSLIALRRTK encoded by the coding sequence GTGACCGTGACGGCTGCGGCCCTCGAACCGGGGGACACGACCACCGTACTGGTCGTCGTCGCAAACGAGGGTGACGCGAAAGGGACGTACGAGGAGACGCTGTCCGTCGGCGACGAGCTCCTCGAGACGCTGACCGCGACGGTGGCCGCCGGTAAGACGGCCGAGTTCGAGGTCACCTACGCCGCTGGCACTGCTGGCACGTACAATCTCACACTGGGTGAGACGGAGGTCGTCGGCCAACTGGTGGTGAGCGAGCCACCGACGCCGGAGCCGACCCCCTCGCCGACCTCGGAGGCGACGGCCGTGCCGATGACCGAGCCGACGGCGACACAGACCACGGGGACACCGGTTTCGTCGCTCGAAGCCGTCGCGACGACGGTCGACGACGACGGGCCACAAGCCGGGGGAATCTCCGGCGGCAGCGCGCCGGGGTTCGGCGTCATAGCTGTCATCGTGGCGTTGCTCCTCGTCAGCCTCATCGCCCTCCGGCGGACCAAGTAA
- a CDS encoding dockerin type I domain-containing protein, translating into MKYRHQPKHRPRLTATEDTTLPSSESEPPSSGLTRRDVIRTVGAGIGLSALPMTSGPVSADPGYWTVAVMPDTQFYTETDELIPYAHDQTQWVVDNRDAENIRFVTHEGDLVENGDDVGEWDRIDAVMSRLDGVVPYSAIPGNHDWAVQGDRTSSIENFQTYFGASRYDGYDWFGGSGPREKPLNFYQYFSGGDYEFLHLALELEPPGETDQASTSLGWAQRVLDSNRFLPTILTTHYYLEEKRQEKGERSTELFEKNGIGNTGEQVWEKLIRRNPQVFLVCCGHDHRPDGEYHQVFENDAGLPVFEALADYQDYPNGGNGWMRLVQFVPGGGAGGTDRISFVTYSPSLDEYQTDADSQFSFDLRFDERFDPASWVGDVDGDGDLDGDDVARIQNHLAGRGGSVDQSMADVNGDGRVDIADAVSLNNYLGGS; encoded by the coding sequence ATGAAGTACAGACACCAGCCGAAGCATCGTCCCCGCCTCACGGCCACAGAGGACACTACCCTGCCGTCCAGCGAGAGCGAGCCGCCGTCGTCCGGGCTCACTCGCCGCGACGTCATCCGCACCGTCGGTGCCGGTATCGGACTCTCCGCCCTGCCGATGACGAGCGGCCCGGTCAGTGCCGACCCGGGCTACTGGACCGTCGCCGTGATGCCGGATACCCAGTTCTACACCGAGACGGACGAACTGATCCCGTACGCCCACGACCAGACACAGTGGGTCGTCGACAACCGCGACGCCGAGAACATCAGGTTCGTCACCCACGAGGGCGACCTCGTCGAGAACGGTGACGACGTCGGGGAGTGGGACCGCATCGACGCGGTGATGTCGAGACTCGACGGCGTCGTGCCGTACTCGGCGATTCCGGGGAACCACGACTGGGCGGTCCAGGGCGACAGAACGTCGTCCATCGAGAACTTCCAGACGTACTTCGGTGCCAGCCGGTACGACGGCTACGACTGGTTCGGGGGGTCCGGGCCGCGGGAGAAGCCGCTGAACTTCTATCAGTACTTCTCCGGCGGCGACTACGAGTTCCTGCATCTGGCACTGGAACTGGAGCCGCCGGGTGAAACCGACCAAGCGTCGACGTCGCTCGGCTGGGCCCAGCGGGTGCTCGACAGCAACCGGTTCCTGCCCACGATTCTGACGACCCACTACTACCTGGAGGAAAAACGTCAGGAGAAAGGGGAACGTTCGACCGAGCTCTTCGAAAAAAACGGAATCGGCAACACCGGGGAGCAGGTCTGGGAGAAGCTCATTAGGCGGAACCCACAGGTCTTCCTCGTCTGCTGTGGGCACGACCACAGGCCGGATGGTGAGTACCACCAGGTGTTCGAGAACGACGCGGGACTCCCCGTCTTCGAGGCACTCGCGGACTACCAGGACTACCCGAACGGCGGCAACGGCTGGATGCGGCTCGTCCAGTTCGTCCCCGGCGGCGGGGCGGGCGGAACCGACCGAATCAGCTTCGTCACCTACTCGCCGAGTCTCGACGAATACCAAACCGACGCCGACAGCCAGTTCAGCTTCGACCTCCGCTTCGACGAACGGTTCGATCCCGCCTCGTGGGTGGGTGACGTCGACGGCGACGGCGATCTGGACGGCGACGACGTCGCTCGGATTCAGAACCATCTCGCCGGGCGCGGCGGCTCCGTCGACCAGTCGATGGCGGACGTCAACGGTGACGGCCGCGTCGACATCGCCGACGCCGTCTCGCTGAACAACTACCTCGGAGGGAGCTAA